A window of the Dyadobacter pollutisoli genome harbors these coding sequences:
- a CDS encoding sodium:solute symporter family protein, which produces MKIQLIDFLVILAYLVLVTAIGIILKKQAGRSKNDYLLGGKSMPFWMLGVSNASGMFDISGTVWMVSIMFVYGIKSIWLPWLWPVFNQIFMMVYLSIWLRRSNVSTGAEWMLTRFGNQNDARMSHKIIIAFALLSCLGFMAYGFIGLGKFIEIFVPWQYIARFAPFTISPEYVAHFYGVIFTLFTVFYSLLGGMKSIVWADLIHYMIMVFVSIAIAAIAMFALMDAGSLPVPEGWANLFFGKELGLDWTGIIPAVNDKINKDHFSPFGYFFALMTAKGILASLAGPAPNYDMQKILSTRSPREAALMSMIVNVVLLPTRYLLIIGVTVLGLLFYDTLPLTDAQHTDFERILPAVLNAYIPSGLLGLVLVGLMGAFMGTFAGTFNAAQAYMVNDIYLKSFNPGASNAQITRMNYMLGLIVVTVSILLGFLAKDVNSILQWIVSALYGGYIASNVLKWHWWRFNGNGFFWGMLGGIVCALICPYLFKGTLPLYYFPLILLISTVGAVVGSILTPPTDREVLKKFYKTVQPWGFWKPVEQAVKEEYPDFVPDHHFKRDMFNAATGVTAQTAITALPVFAVLMMPTHAGITALVLMVCVFVLWKTWYQKLPDH; this is translated from the coding sequence ATGAAGATACAACTAATTGATTTCCTGGTCATACTTGCCTATTTGGTACTAGTGACCGCGATCGGGATTATTCTTAAGAAACAAGCCGGACGAAGTAAGAATGACTATTTATTAGGCGGGAAATCGATGCCGTTCTGGATGCTTGGCGTATCCAATGCGTCCGGGATGTTCGACATCTCCGGTACGGTCTGGATGGTTTCGATCATGTTTGTTTATGGAATCAAAAGCATATGGCTGCCCTGGTTGTGGCCGGTTTTCAATCAGATTTTCATGATGGTCTATTTGTCGATATGGCTGCGCAGATCTAATGTTTCCACCGGAGCCGAGTGGATGCTGACGCGTTTTGGCAACCAAAACGATGCCCGGATGTCGCACAAAATCATCATTGCTTTTGCGTTACTAAGCTGCCTCGGCTTTATGGCTTATGGCTTCATAGGGTTGGGTAAATTCATCGAGATCTTTGTTCCATGGCAGTACATTGCCCGGTTCGCTCCATTTACCATCAGCCCCGAATATGTTGCTCATTTTTATGGGGTTATATTCACTTTATTCACCGTCTTTTACTCATTGCTCGGCGGAATGAAGAGTATTGTCTGGGCCGACCTGATCCATTACATGATCATGGTTTTTGTTTCAATTGCGATAGCCGCAATCGCAATGTTCGCACTAATGGACGCGGGCAGCCTGCCAGTCCCAGAAGGCTGGGCCAATCTGTTTTTTGGCAAAGAACTGGGACTGGATTGGACCGGTATCATTCCGGCTGTGAATGACAAAATCAACAAAGACCACTTTTCCCCATTTGGGTATTTTTTCGCGCTCATGACAGCCAAAGGCATTCTCGCAAGTTTGGCCGGGCCTGCACCTAATTACGACATGCAGAAGATATTATCTACCAGATCTCCGCGAGAAGCCGCATTGATGAGCATGATTGTCAATGTGGTACTGCTGCCCACCCGGTATCTTCTGATTATTGGCGTTACCGTTCTTGGGCTGCTGTTTTATGATACATTACCTCTCACCGATGCTCAGCATACCGATTTTGAACGCATACTTCCCGCCGTTCTCAATGCTTACATTCCTTCCGGCCTGCTCGGGCTTGTCCTGGTGGGGTTAATGGGTGCTTTTATGGGAACATTTGCAGGTACTTTCAATGCTGCTCAGGCCTATATGGTTAATGATATTTATCTGAAATCATTCAATCCCGGGGCCAGTAATGCGCAAATTACCCGAATGAACTACATGCTCGGCCTCATCGTAGTAACGGTCAGCATTCTGCTTGGTTTTTTGGCCAAAGATGTCAACAGTATATTACAATGGATCGTATCGGCGCTTTATGGCGGCTATATCGCCTCCAATGTTCTGAAATGGCACTGGTGGCGGTTCAATGGCAATGGTTTTTTCTGGGGAATGCTTGGCGGGATCGTTTGTGCACTCATTTGCCCCTACCTCTTCAAAGGCACATTACCGTTGTATTATTTCCCCCTGATATTATTGATTTCAACTGTCGGAGCGGTAGTCGGTTCGATACTTACCCCGCCCACCGACCGCGAAGTATTGAAGAAATTTTACAAAACGGTACAGCCCTGGGGGTTCTGGAAACCGGTTGAACAGGCTGTAAAAGAAGAATACCCGGATTTTGTACCCGACCATCATTTCAAAAGGGACATGTTCAATGCAGCAACGGGTGTTACGGCGCAGACCGCCATTACAGCGTTACCCGTGTTCGCAGTTCTGATGATGCCCACCCACGCCGGAATCACGGCGCTAGTTTTAATGGTGTGTGTGTTTGTACTTTGGAAAACATGGTATCAGAAGCTCCCCGATCATTGA
- a CDS encoding glycoside hydrolase family 130 protein codes for MVSEAPRSLINAVMTSTMEIFEKRLLRIQTEHDRVLSQQNLPIEYGNGIYDRYQLPVLTAAHVPIFWEYDLNPDTNPFLMKRFGINSTFNAGAIKLNGRYLVVARVEGYDRKSFFAVAESENGIDHFKFWEYPLQIPETDVPDGNVYDIRITRHEDGWIYGLFCTERRDPNAAPEDQSAAIAQCGIARTKDLKTWQRLPDLKTPSPQQRNVVLHPEFVNGQYAFYTRPQDGFIEAGTGGGIALGLSRSIENAEIEKEDIVDQKQYHTVYELKNGQGPTPIKTTKGWLHLAHGVRSTAAGLRYVLYLFLTDLDDLTKMICKPGGYFLAPEGEERIGDVSNVVFCNGWILNEDGTVFIYYASSDTRLHVATSTLEKLLNYVCNTPEDSFSSASSSETLTMLINKNLTYLNLKHPESVG; via the coding sequence ATGGTATCAGAAGCTCCCCGATCATTGATCAATGCAGTAATGACCAGCACTATGGAAATTTTCGAAAAGCGGTTACTCAGAATCCAGACAGAACACGACCGGGTACTTTCGCAGCAAAACCTCCCTATCGAGTATGGAAATGGCATTTATGACCGTTATCAGCTTCCTGTACTTACGGCCGCACATGTCCCGATCTTTTGGGAATACGACCTCAATCCTGACACCAATCCTTTTTTAATGAAACGGTTTGGGATCAATTCTACATTCAATGCAGGGGCGATCAAATTGAATGGAAGGTACTTGGTGGTGGCCCGTGTCGAGGGCTACGATCGCAAGTCGTTTTTTGCTGTGGCCGAAAGCGAGAATGGAATCGATCATTTCAAATTCTGGGAATACCCCTTGCAAATCCCCGAAACAGATGTACCTGACGGAAATGTGTACGATATTCGGATTACCAGACACGAGGACGGCTGGATCTACGGGCTTTTTTGTACGGAACGAAGAGATCCCAACGCCGCACCAGAAGACCAGTCAGCCGCCATTGCTCAATGTGGTATCGCCCGTACCAAAGATTTAAAGACCTGGCAGCGCCTCCCCGATCTTAAAACGCCGTCGCCACAACAGCGAAATGTAGTACTGCATCCGGAGTTTGTGAATGGGCAATATGCCTTCTACACACGTCCTCAGGACGGTTTTATCGAAGCCGGGACCGGTGGGGGCATTGCTTTGGGGTTGTCGAGATCCATTGAAAATGCTGAAATTGAAAAAGAAGATATCGTTGACCAAAAGCAATATCATACGGTTTATGAGCTAAAAAACGGTCAGGGTCCCACGCCGATCAAAACCACCAAGGGCTGGCTGCACCTCGCTCATGGCGTCCGTAGTACCGCTGCCGGCCTGCGTTATGTTCTGTATCTTTTTTTAACCGATCTCGATGATCTGACCAAGATGATCTGTAAGCCTGGCGGATATTTTCTTGCGCCCGAAGGTGAAGAACGGATCGGCGATGTTTCTAATGTTGTTTTTTGCAATGGATGGATACTCAACGAGGACGGGACGGTGTTCATCTATTACGCCTCTTCCGACACCCGGCTGCACGTGGCTACCTCCACTCTGGAAAAACTCCTGAATTATGTTTGCAATACCCCCGAGGACAGTTTCAGTTCGGCTTCGTCAAGCGAAACGTTAACCATGCTGATCAACAAGAACCTCACTTACCTGAATTTGAAACACCCCGAATCCGTCGGGTAG